One Salvia splendens isolate huo1 chromosome 22, SspV2, whole genome shotgun sequence DNA segment encodes these proteins:
- the LOC121786881 gene encoding non-specific lipid-transfer protein 2P, with the protein MKKGVAALFAVVVMAVVVQETTVAAPPPGVVCNPSELASCAWTVIFGSRPSAECCRKLRVQQPCFCTYIRDPQYKQFLLSSNAAKFTSVCNVTIPTTC; encoded by the coding sequence aTGAAGAAGGGTGTTGCGGCCTTGTTTGCGGTGGTTGTGATGGCAGTGGTGGTGCAGGAGACGACGGTGGCCGCTCCGCCGCCAGGCGTGGTGTGCAACCCGTCAGAGCTGGCGTCGTGCGCGTGGACGGTAATTTTTGGGTCTCGGCCGTCGGCGGAATGCTGCAGGAAGCTGAGGGTGCAGCAGCCCTGCTTCTGCACATACATCAGGGACCCACAGTATAAGCAATTCCTCCTCTCTTCCAATGCCGCCAAATTTACCTCCGTCTGCAACGTCACCATTCCCACCACTTGCTGA